A single Gammaproteobacteria bacterium DNA region contains:
- a CDS encoding ECF-type sigma factor, whose protein sequence is MQDNFTQQLNGKENLEISPEVYAELVKIARSNLNRNKRHQTLDTCALVNESVLKFYQSKKDFFSSRGHFYALMSKIMRSLVIDYARKKSSEIHGGDLKKVTLTSLYDEDASVPMEFNHVLDIDNAMLKLAELDSRLEQMLMMKFYGGLTLPELAESFSTSESTIKRELRIARAFVQSQLREYSDI, encoded by the coding sequence ATGCAAGACAATTTCACTCAACAATTAAACGGAAAGGAAAATCTGGAAATTTCTCCCGAAGTCTATGCTGAATTAGTAAAAATTGCTCGCTCAAATCTGAATAGGAATAAAAGACACCAAACATTGGATACATGTGCATTGGTGAATGAGTCTGTTTTAAAGTTTTATCAAAGTAAAAAAGATTTCTTTTCCTCCAGAGGTCATTTTTACGCACTCATGTCGAAAATCATGCGTTCACTTGTCATTGATTATGCACGGAAAAAAAGCAGTGAAATTCATGGTGGTGATCTCAAGAAAGTCACTCTAACCAGTCTTTATGATGAAGACGCTTCGGTACCAATGGAGTTTAACCATGTTCTGGATATTGATAATGCAATGCTAAAACTAGCAGAGTTAGACTCTCGATTGGAACAGATGCTGATGATGAAGTTTTATGGAGGATTGACTTTACCTGAACTGGCAGAAAGTTTTTCCACCTCAGAAAGCACTATCAAGAGGGAGCTGAGAATTGCCAGAGCTTTTGTGCAGTCTCAATTGAGAGAATACTCAGATATCTGA
- a CDS encoding ECF-type sigma factor, producing the protein MNNQITQILASKVNSKDTLDRVFHLMYPEIKKLANSQLARLNRGQTITPTVLVNECYMKLAKPGEMSFENRKHFICTVARCMRQFLVDNVRKNVRLKRAGEISQEPITQVMGDSDINFRLLEIDEIISKLHLIDEEMAELAELRFFSGHSLQEIADINEVSKRTIIRKWNMTKSFIITLSNDLKKDEQ; encoded by the coding sequence ATGAATAATCAAATCACTCAAATTCTTGCCAGCAAGGTTAACAGCAAAGACACCTTGGATCGTGTTTTTCATTTGATGTACCCTGAAATAAAAAAGTTGGCAAATTCACAATTGGCCCGTTTAAATAGGGGACAAACTATCACACCCACAGTTTTGGTGAATGAGTGTTACATGAAGCTGGCAAAACCGGGAGAAATGTCTTTTGAAAACCGTAAACACTTCATTTGTACCGTTGCCAGATGTATGCGCCAGTTTTTGGTTGATAATGTGCGCAAAAATGTTCGTTTAAAAAGAGCCGGTGAAATCAGCCAAGAACCAATAACGCAAGTAATGGGTGATAGCGATATCAATTTTAGACTTTTAGAAATTGACGAAATTATTTCTAAACTTCATTTGATTGATGAAGAAATGGCAGAACTTGCTGAATTGAGATTTTTTTCCGGTCACAGCTTGCAAGAAATTGCTGATATTAACGAAGTTTCCAAAAGGACTATAATCAGAAAATGGAACATGACCAAGTCTTTTATCATCACACTTTCCAATGATTTGAAAAAAGATGAACAGTAG
- a CDS encoding protein kinase, with the protein MNSSDSLQHWKKARELFEQYIDLPKDEAVLQITNDTSIEDIVKPILINLVQSQSDEDTLINEPDLVFFQVAGEGSEDLSGKNIEEYHLINRIGQGGMSNVYKAKRRNSDIQKYVALKLLTIVEGDISDSLRGMFEREQITLSKLNHPNIISFHHGGISKNGIPFLVMDYIENAQTISQYVSDKKLSEKHILRLIIKVAQAVDYAHQNLITHKDIKPNNILIDSMGNPKVVDFGIASFEQLDDSEDSAYTNKIFTPDYASPEQINHENITSNTDVFSLAITLLELLSGNQKLSNSDCIDQQQKFDSNIFERKTTQTLKKLGLKKDLSLILQKALKVDSRKRYSSMAMFANDLNAYLELRPVSVRKQSSFYILTKSIARNPLLSFVATTLIFSLIIGIKVIVEEKNKAQQEALKANQVTNFLIDSIQMNDPDITKGKEISVKELLMNAKVKIQETSFNDSELSSALEQTIGSALSKIGQYSEAEKLLSNSITSDSSNFSARLELIRLYLEQHEYQKAESELLFLKAKISNLQVSEKILFAQLDSLLSYKQGNFEEAITKLNTVIDNNSATLKDKISSRLILAEIYDESGKTIKAVEILKKALEESNDANTEVSTTSTNILYKLAAAYGNMSPLPEKELHRIHNKTIEIQKQIYGENHPLVAKTYLNYGFFLRVSGQIEQAREYAEKARKIAVSNFGEQHMLTAHIDLLMSQLSFLNDEMEQAIEELENVVKNYELHYGVDHFETNQVKTTLAGYYMKANQGNKALQMLLPLYELQKQQFGEDNKATIYARMNILKAYNLTRDYSKAVQEGEELLVLSQNSLGDEHILTIGVKLTLAESYLFNSQKKEAIVMCNHLLEIELIQNNSRYKEKVLSLQQQAQEE; encoded by the coding sequence ATGAACAGTAGCGATTCTTTGCAACACTGGAAGAAAGCCAGAGAACTTTTTGAACAATACATAGACCTCCCAAAAGATGAAGCTGTTTTACAGATAACAAATGACACTTCGATAGAGGACATTGTCAAGCCGATATTAATCAACTTGGTTCAATCACAAAGCGATGAAGATACCTTAATAAACGAACCTGATTTGGTTTTTTTTCAGGTCGCTGGAGAAGGATCAGAGGATTTAAGCGGAAAAAATATTGAGGAATATCACCTTATAAACCGAATCGGGCAAGGTGGAATGTCAAATGTTTACAAGGCGAAACGACGCAATAGTGATATTCAAAAGTATGTGGCGTTAAAACTTCTGACCATTGTTGAGGGCGATATTTCTGATTCTCTGAGAGGTATGTTTGAAAGAGAACAAATCACTCTTTCCAAGCTCAATCATCCAAATATAATATCTTTTCACCACGGCGGGATTAGTAAAAATGGTATCCCTTTTTTGGTCATGGACTACATTGAAAATGCCCAAACTATCAGCCAATATGTTTCTGATAAAAAGCTATCAGAAAAGCATATTCTAAGGCTTATTATCAAAGTGGCTCAGGCGGTTGATTATGCCCATCAGAACTTAATCACTCATAAAGATATTAAACCCAATAATATTTTAATAGATTCAATGGGAAATCCCAAAGTGGTCGATTTTGGTATTGCATCCTTCGAACAACTGGATGATTCGGAAGACTCAGCATATACAAATAAAATTTTTACTCCCGACTATGCTTCACCGGAACAAATCAATCATGAAAATATAACGTCTAATACCGATGTTTTTTCATTGGCAATAACATTACTTGAGCTATTATCCGGAAATCAGAAACTATCAAACTCCGATTGTATTGACCAACAACAAAAATTCGACTCAAATATTTTTGAGAGAAAAACAACGCAAACATTGAAAAAACTGGGACTTAAAAAAGATCTCAGTTTGATTTTACAAAAAGCACTAAAGGTTGATAGTCGTAAAAGATATTCATCAATGGCGATGTTTGCTAATGATTTGAATGCTTATCTGGAATTACGCCCTGTATCTGTTCGCAAACAAAGTAGTTTCTATATTTTGACTAAGTCAATTGCCAGAAATCCGCTTTTAAGTTTTGTAGCTACAACTTTAATCTTTTCATTAATCATCGGTATCAAAGTCATTGTTGAGGAAAAAAATAAAGCTCAACAAGAGGCACTCAAGGCCAATCAAGTGACTAATTTTTTGATTGACTCTATTCAAATGAACGACCCGGACATCACTAAAGGTAAAGAAATTTCTGTAAAAGAACTTTTAATGAATGCCAAAGTTAAAATTCAGGAAACTTCGTTTAATGATTCTGAGTTGAGCTCGGCTCTTGAACAAACCATTGGCTCTGCTTTATCAAAAATCGGACAATATAGTGAAGCCGAAAAATTATTAAGCAACTCTATAACTAGTGACTCGAGCAATTTTTCTGCACGATTAGAGTTGATTCGACTTTACCTGGAGCAACATGAATATCAGAAAGCCGAATCCGAATTGCTGTTTTTAAAAGCAAAAATCTCGAATCTGCAAGTCAGTGAAAAGATTCTATTCGCTCAACTGGACTCCTTATTATCTTACAAACAAGGAAATTTTGAAGAAGCAATTACAAAGCTGAATACTGTTATTGACAATAACTCCGCGACTCTCAAAGATAAAATCTCCAGCCGACTGATTCTTGCAGAAATTTATGATGAATCCGGAAAAACAATCAAAGCTGTTGAAATCCTGAAAAAAGCTCTTGAAGAAAGCAATGATGCAAACACAGAAGTTTCTACAACTAGCACTAACATTTTATACAAACTGGCAGCTGCTTATGGGAATATGAGCCCCTTGCCGGAAAAAGAGTTGCATCGTATTCACAATAAAACGATAGAAATTCAAAAACAGATTTATGGCGAAAACCATCCACTAGTTGCAAAAACCTACCTCAATTATGGTTTCTTTCTTCGCGTTTCCGGACAGATTGAACAAGCTCGAGAGTATGCTGAAAAGGCTCGAAAAATTGCTGTTTCCAATTTTGGTGAACAACACATGCTGACTGCACACATTGATTTACTGATGTCACAGTTGAGTTTTTTAAATGATGAAATGGAACAAGCGATTGAGGAATTGGAAAATGTGGTTAAAAACTATGAACTCCATTATGGAGTTGATCATTTTGAAACCAATCAGGTAAAAACCACACTTGCGGGTTATTACATGAAAGCCAATCAGGGAAACAAAGCTCTGCAAATGCTATTACCATTGTATGAATTGCAAAAACAACAATTTGGTGAGGATAATAAAGCAACAATCTATGCTCGAATGAATATTCTCAAAGCCTATAATCTGACAAGAGACTATTCCAAAGCTGTTCAGGAAGGTGAGGAGTTATTAGTTTTAAGCCAAAATAGCTTGGGTGATGAACACATACTTACAATCGGCGTAAAATTAACTTTGGCAGAAAGTTATTTATTCAACAGTCAAAAAAAGGAAGCGATT
- a CDS encoding serine/threonine-protein kinase, giving the protein MSSENSRESFEKVKLWFTKLVNHNSGEQSKEIDNLLKRGVLNQSQSELLKQMLNADSEPDLTENIQSVSNKITIDESIEDSDLLEKQINKYRVIKVLGQGGMGQVYLAERNDGMFEQKVALKLPNHNFNEEMKLRFENERQILAQLTHNNIARLLDGGTTKEGRPYLAMEYIDGQTIDQYCVKSIPDLNARIELIIQTCKAVTFAHQNLILHRDLKPANILVTEEGIVKLLDFGIAKLFNPEDERKANQTATQIMTRNYASPEQIQGKPVSTHSDMFSLAVIAYELITGFHPYQHETQLEREQKLVSGKVMRVTERTDSSKAVFPELSKIQTAKIKGDLENILLKALSIEPEKRYTSVQAFADDLNNYLQNKPVSARKPSTTYALTKLVQRHKITTIAIVMMLVSLAIATIFSINKANIAESQKKIAVIESQKSKQISDFLQNIFTSAQPTENQKEVTVENLLDTAIKGLREDSELQPESKYQLMSTILKSYLSLEKIDNFEKALNGIYEQCSQKLSENDKICLMFLLYNARLEHEKSNDTKALEVYQKVEKIVRSEHKSDTEFLASVLMDQFATLINLDYHDDAEIKVREALSLFESINEYEVASLLSAKIDIAFSLLFNGKQEAAFLYINEIEQSINQHQLEKTQLNGEWLNLKGVYYTIANQPSQSIKYRQNSVDLVMSLFPDKKPKAFGFRLRNLGREYFYAGELEKSLDVYNQAIKYYLKESNGKESEVFEIYLFKTLVLLAQNHIQEAEKEYQLAKSSLSENMKLNSREKCQMYFIDAYFGIEGNVSQGEIQKLIKKYQPCTQTKSYNYYSAYLEILNINNSIQLKDFSTAQSYLDKAWKLWTIYPENYLGIKTHVQMLQEQFDNKVDSDI; this is encoded by the coding sequence ATGTCTTCAGAAAATTCCAGAGAAAGCTTCGAGAAAGTAAAATTATGGTTCACAAAATTGGTGAACCATAATTCCGGCGAGCAATCCAAAGAAATTGACAACCTTTTAAAACGAGGCGTTCTCAATCAATCTCAGTCGGAATTACTAAAACAAATGCTCAATGCTGACAGCGAACCGGATTTAACAGAAAATATTCAATCTGTATCAAACAAAATAACTATAGATGAATCTATTGAAGATTCAGATTTATTAGAAAAACAAATCAATAAATATCGAGTCATTAAAGTTCTTGGTCAAGGAGGAATGGGGCAAGTTTATTTGGCGGAACGAAATGACGGAATGTTTGAACAAAAAGTCGCGCTTAAACTTCCAAACCATAATTTCAATGAAGAAATGAAACTCCGTTTTGAGAATGAACGTCAAATTCTCGCTCAATTGACTCATAACAATATCGCCCGATTATTGGATGGAGGAACAACTAAAGAAGGACGACCTTATCTGGCAATGGAATATATTGACGGTCAAACAATTGATCAATACTGTGTAAAAAGCATACCTGACCTCAACGCCAGAATTGAGTTGATTATTCAAACCTGCAAAGCCGTTACCTTTGCTCATCAAAATTTAATCCTCCATAGGGATTTAAAACCGGCAAATATCCTGGTAACTGAAGAAGGAATTGTAAAATTACTTGATTTTGGCATTGCAAAATTATTCAATCCCGAAGATGAAAGAAAGGCTAATCAAACCGCCACTCAAATCATGACCCGGAATTATGCAAGCCCGGAGCAAATTCAAGGCAAACCGGTCAGCACTCACAGTGATATGTTTTCACTTGCAGTGATTGCTTACGAACTCATCACCGGATTTCATCCTTATCAACATGAAACACAACTGGAAAGGGAACAAAAACTGGTTTCAGGAAAAGTCATGCGTGTGACTGAACGAACAGATTCCTCCAAAGCTGTTTTTCCGGAGTTATCAAAGATACAAACCGCAAAAATAAAAGGTGATTTGGAAAACATCTTGCTCAAAGCCTTATCAATTGAACCGGAAAAACGCTATACATCGGTTCAGGCTTTTGCTGATGATTTAAATAATTACTTGCAAAACAAACCTGTTTCAGCTCGTAAACCCAGCACGACATACGCTCTGACTAAACTGGTTCAAAGACATAAAATAACAACGATTGCTATCGTAATGATGTTGGTTTCACTAGCAATAGCTACTATTTTTTCGATTAATAAAGCAAACATCGCTGAATCACAGAAAAAAATTGCTGTCATCGAAAGTCAAAAATCGAAACAAATTTCAGACTTTTTACAAAATATATTTACCAGTGCCCAACCGACTGAAAACCAAAAAGAGGTGACCGTTGAGAATTTACTAGATACCGCAATTAAAGGTCTAAGAGAAGATTCAGAGTTACAACCGGAAAGCAAATATCAACTCATGAGTACTATTTTAAAAAGTTATCTTTCACTGGAAAAAATTGATAACTTTGAAAAGGCACTGAATGGAATTTATGAGCAATGCAGCCAAAAACTCTCTGAGAATGACAAGATTTGTTTAATGTTTCTATTATATAACGCACGACTGGAGCATGAAAAATCAAATGACACAAAGGCATTGGAAGTATATCAAAAAGTTGAAAAAATAGTACGAAGCGAACACAAATCTGATACCGAGTTCCTCGCCTCTGTTTTAATGGATCAATTTGCAACCTTGATTAATCTTGACTATCACGACGATGCAGAGATAAAAGTTCGCGAGGCTCTATCTTTATTTGAAAGTATTAACGAATACGAAGTCGCATCTTTACTTTCTGCTAAAATTGACATTGCTTTTTCATTACTTTTTAACGGCAAACAAGAAGCCGCCTTCTTGTATATCAATGAAATCGAACAATCTATCAACCAACATCAACTGGAGAAAACTCAACTCAATGGAGAGTGGTTGAACCTCAAAGGCGTTTATTACACCATAGCTAACCAACCATCTCAATCCATAAAATACAGACAAAATTCTGTCGATTTGGTGATGAGTCTTTTTCCCGATAAAAAACCCAAGGCATTTGGATTTCGATTACGAAACCTCGGAAGAGAGTATTTTTATGCCGGAGAACTTGAAAAGTCACTTGATGTTTATAACCAAGCAATAAAATACTATCTGAAAGAAAGCAATGGTAAAGAAAGTGAAGTGTTTGAAATTTATCTCTTCAAAACACTTGTTTTGCTTGCACAAAATCATATTCAAGAAGCAGAAAAAGAATATCAACTGGCAAAATCTAGTCTGTCAGAAAATATGAAATTAAATTCCAGAGAGAAGTGCCAAATGTATTTTATTGATGCTTATTTCGGGATAGAAGGAAACGTAAGTCAAGGTGAAATTCAAAAACTGATAAAAAAATACCAACCATGTACCCAAACGAAATCTTACAATTACTACAGTGCCTATCTTGAAATTTTGAATATCAACAATTCAATTCAATTAAAAGACTTTTCAACAGCTCAATCTTATCTAGATAAAGCATGGAAACTTTGGACAATTTATCCTGAAAACTATTTAGGAATAAAAACGCATGTCCAAATGTTACAAGAACAATTCGACAATAAAGTTGATTCAGATATCTGA